From Candidatus Methylomirabilis sp., the proteins below share one genomic window:
- the glpX gene encoding class II fructose-bisphosphatase: protein MSSVLVMNGCLGRDLALELVRVTEAAALAAGRWMGRGQKDAGDEAAVHAMRAMLRTVDIDGVVVIGEGEKDEAPMLFNGETVGTGRGPAVDIAVDPVEGTSLLAHGRPDSIAVIGVAPRGAMWSPGPGFYMNKLVVGREAREALSPLSLASPVTETLAAIGKAKHKPVADLTVFVLDKPRHVELIGALRAAGARVLTRTDGDVAGALMAATPGSGVDVLMGIGGTPEGVIAACAVRALGGAMLGQLAPQKPGEREALLAAGLDLDRVLTERDLVSSDDVFFAATGITDGLLMQGVRYTDGGATTHSMVMRGKSRTRRTIQAEHCRDDVKTVRLCHEI from the coding sequence ATGAGCAGCGTATTGGTGATGAATGGATGCTTGGGGCGCGATCTTGCGCTTGAGTTGGTCCGCGTGACCGAGGCTGCCGCGTTGGCTGCCGGCCGATGGATGGGGCGCGGGCAAAAGGATGCGGGCGACGAAGCGGCTGTCCACGCCATGCGTGCGATGCTCAGGACGGTCGATATCGACGGTGTGGTCGTCATCGGCGAAGGGGAAAAAGACGAGGCGCCCATGCTCTTCAACGGTGAGACAGTTGGGACGGGTCGGGGACCCGCCGTGGACATCGCGGTGGACCCGGTGGAGGGGACCAGTCTGCTGGCCCATGGCCGGCCCGATTCGATCGCTGTGATCGGCGTGGCGCCCCGTGGCGCGATGTGGTCGCCCGGTCCCGGCTTTTATATGAATAAGCTGGTGGTCGGACGCGAGGCGCGGGAGGCCCTCTCGCCTTTGAGCCTTGCCTCGCCGGTGACCGAGACGCTGGCGGCTATCGGTAAGGCGAAGCATAAGCCCGTAGCAGACCTTACGGTATTCGTACTTGATAAGCCCAGACACGTTGAGCTGATCGGCGCGCTTCGGGCCGCCGGCGCGCGCGTACTGACGCGCACCGACGGCGACGTAGCCGGCGCGCTGATGGCCGCCACGCCAGGCTCCGGGGTGGATGTGCTGATGGGGATCGGCGGGACGCCGGAAGGCGTCATCGCAGCCTGCGCGGTTCGCGCGCTGGGTGGGGCGATGTTGGGGCAGCTCGCTCCTCAGAAACCCGGCGAGCGCGAGGCGTTGCTGGCCGCCGGTCTCGACCTCGACCGGGTTCTGACCGAGCGCGATCTGGTATCCAGCGATGACGTGTTCTTCGCGGCCACGGGTATTACCGACGGTTTGTTGATGCAAGGTGTGCGATATACGGACGGCGGCGCGACGACTCACTCGATGGTGATGCGCGGCAAGAGCCGAACGAGACGCACCATTCAGGCAGAACACTGCCGGGATGACGTCAAGACGGTCAGATTGTGTCACGAGATTTAG
- a CDS encoding acetyltransferase — protein sequence MFLKDKQAGHLVEILDLSALFDPLQSVVIGRIHAGEEMQDPASFNKADLIFPSGECLPRYWVDVHYRDAAVTGK from the coding sequence ATGTTTCTGAAAGATAAACAGGCCGGTCACCTGGTAGAGATCCTTGACCTTTCTGCGCTGTTTGATCCACTTCAGTCAGTTGTGATAGGCCGAATCCATGCCGGCGAGGAGATGCAAGATCCCGCCTCCTTTAACAAAGCCGATCTGATTTTTCCCTCCGGCGAGTGCCTGCCACGCTACTGGGTAGATGTGCACTACAGAGACGCTGCTGTCACCGGCAAATAG